The Candidatus Babeliales bacterium genome includes a region encoding these proteins:
- a CDS encoding ISL3 family transposase translates to MDELGLFTAALGLSGPWRVTRSEFDAERTQLDLYLGFDRGARFGCPAKDCVQGGCAVHDTVDKTWRHLDFFQHRALLHARLPRVRCPEHGVRQVSVAWARPGSGFTLLFEALVCSFAAAMPMAKVAAMTREHDTRIWRIVEHHVGAARDQEDFTGVRKVGMDETSARKGQDYVSIFADMVAARVLFATEGRDAATVARFAADLAEHGGDPKTITDTSSDMSTAFISGIRAHLPNATMTFDKFHLAAKLSEAVDAVRRTEVTTRPELKHTRWLWLKNFSNLSVKQRAELHQLMRPSAKLATARALRWREDFQAFYDQHPSYAPEYLRRWCYGAKRSRLHPIKDFVALVEKHWDGIISWHTNHLTNGLLEGINSLVQAAKARARGYRNKNKMITIVYLTAAKLQLPTHTNPTPTYMSSR, encoded by the coding sequence GGATGAGTTGGGGTTGTTCACGGCGGCGTTGGGGCTCAGCGGGCCGTGGCGGGTGACGCGCAGCGAGTTCGACGCCGAGCGGACTCAGCTGGATCTGTATCTGGGTTTTGATCGTGGTGCCCGGTTCGGGTGTCCGGCTAAGGACTGCGTGCAGGGTGGGTGTGCGGTGCATGACACGGTGGACAAGACGTGGCGGCATCTGGACTTTTTCCAGCATCGGGCGTTGTTGCATGCCCGGTTGCCGCGGGTGCGCTGTCCGGAGCACGGGGTGCGGCAGGTCAGCGTGGCGTGGGCGCGTCCGGGGTCGGGGTTCACGCTGTTGTTCGAGGCGCTGGTGTGCAGCTTCGCGGCGGCGATGCCGATGGCGAAGGTCGCTGCGATGACTCGGGAGCACGACACCAGGATCTGGCGGATCGTGGAGCACCACGTGGGCGCCGCCCGTGACCAGGAGGACTTCACTGGGGTGCGCAAGGTCGGCATGGACGAGACCTCGGCCCGCAAAGGCCAGGACTACGTGAGCATCTTCGCCGACATGGTGGCGGCCCGGGTGCTGTTCGCCACCGAGGGGCGTGACGCGGCTACGGTGGCTCGCTTCGCTGCTGACCTGGCCGAACACGGTGGTGACCCGAAGACCATCACCGACACCAGCTCCGACATGAGCACCGCGTTCATCTCCGGAATCAGGGCGCACCTACCGAACGCGACGATGACCTTCGACAAGTTCCACCTAGCCGCCAAACTCAGCGAAGCGGTCGACGCGGTACGCCGAACCGAGGTCACGACCCGCCCGGAACTCAAGCACACCCGCTGGCTATGGCTGAAAAACTTCTCGAACCTCTCGGTCAAGCAGCGAGCCGAGCTCCACCAGCTGATGCGCCCCTCAGCCAAGCTCGCGACCGCCCGGGCACTGCGCTGGCGGGAGGACTTCCAAGCCTTCTACGACCAGCACCCCAGCTACGCACCCGAGTACCTCCGACGCTGGTGCTACGGCGCGAAACGCTCCCGCCTCCACCCCATCAAAGACTTCGTAGCGCTCGTGGAAAAACACTGGGACGGCATCATCTCCTGGCACACCAACCACCTGACCAACGGCCTGCTCGAAGGGATCAACTCCCTCGTCCAGGCCGCCAAGGCCCGCGCC